The following proteins come from a genomic window of Blastococcus sp. HT6-30:
- the argS gene encoding arginine--tRNA ligase: MTPEQLQDVVRTAVAAVVERGELPVEVPADVVVERPKNPDHGDYATNVALRLAKPAGRPPRQVAELLAAELRAHDGIATVDVAGPGFLNITLAQGALGKIAVDAVTAGQAYGRTTALAGQNLNLEFVSANPTGPVHIGGTRWAAVGDALGRLLEASGATVTREYYFNDAGSQIDRFALSLMAAAHGRPVPEDGYAGDYIGEIAGQVLAAEPGLLELPEDQQQERFRVLGVELMFAEIKRTLAGFGVVFDVYFSERTLHETGALEKAITRLRENGHVYEADGAVWLRTTDFGDDKDRPLIKSDGAPTYFAADCAYYLDKRNRGFDKVVIMLGADHAGYVGRYKALSAAVGDDPEANLEILLGQLVNLVRDGEPVRMSKRAGTVVLLEDLVEAVGADAARYALARASVDQQIDLDLDLWSRQTNDNPVFYVQYAHARISSVLRNAADLGLGLGEAGDVDAGQLTHERENALLRALGEFPRVVTAAAELRAPHRVARYLEELAGTYHRFYDSCRVLPRGDEEATPLTTARLWLCAATAVVLRNGLAVLGVSAPERM; the protein is encoded by the coding sequence GTGACACCGGAGCAGCTGCAGGACGTCGTTCGTACCGCCGTGGCCGCGGTCGTCGAGCGAGGCGAGCTGCCCGTCGAGGTGCCGGCGGACGTCGTGGTCGAGCGGCCGAAGAACCCCGATCACGGCGACTACGCCACGAACGTGGCCCTGCGCCTGGCCAAACCGGCGGGCCGGCCACCGCGCCAGGTGGCCGAGCTGCTGGCCGCGGAGCTGCGCGCGCACGACGGCATCGCCACCGTCGACGTCGCCGGCCCGGGCTTCCTCAACATCACCCTCGCCCAGGGCGCGCTCGGCAAGATCGCTGTCGACGCGGTGACGGCAGGGCAGGCGTACGGCCGGACCACGGCCCTGGCCGGCCAGAACCTCAATCTCGAGTTCGTCTCCGCCAACCCGACCGGTCCGGTGCACATCGGCGGCACCCGCTGGGCGGCCGTCGGCGACGCGCTCGGCCGGCTGCTCGAGGCCAGCGGCGCAACGGTCACGCGGGAGTACTACTTCAACGACGCCGGCTCGCAGATCGACCGGTTCGCGCTGAGCCTCATGGCTGCCGCGCACGGCCGCCCGGTGCCCGAGGACGGGTACGCCGGCGACTACATCGGGGAGATCGCCGGCCAGGTCCTCGCGGCCGAGCCGGGCCTGCTCGAGCTGCCGGAGGACCAGCAGCAGGAGCGCTTCCGGGTGCTCGGCGTCGAGCTGATGTTCGCCGAGATCAAGCGCACGCTGGCCGGCTTCGGCGTGGTCTTCGACGTGTACTTCTCCGAGCGGACCCTGCACGAGACCGGCGCCCTGGAGAAGGCCATCACCCGGCTCCGGGAGAACGGCCACGTCTACGAGGCCGACGGCGCGGTGTGGCTGCGCACCACCGACTTCGGCGACGACAAGGACCGGCCGCTGATCAAGAGCGACGGCGCCCCCACCTACTTCGCCGCCGACTGCGCCTACTACCTCGACAAGCGCAACCGTGGCTTCGACAAGGTCGTGATCATGCTGGGCGCCGACCACGCCGGTTACGTCGGCCGGTACAAGGCGCTGTCGGCCGCCGTGGGCGACGACCCCGAGGCGAACCTGGAGATCCTGCTCGGCCAGCTGGTCAACCTGGTCCGCGACGGCGAGCCGGTGCGGATGAGCAAGCGGGCCGGCACCGTCGTCCTGCTGGAGGACCTCGTCGAGGCCGTCGGCGCCGACGCCGCCCGGTACGCGCTGGCGCGGGCCTCGGTCGACCAGCAGATCGACCTGGACCTGGACCTGTGGAGCCGGCAGACCAACGACAACCCGGTCTTCTACGTCCAGTACGCGCACGCCCGGATCTCGTCGGTGCTGCGCAACGCCGCCGACCTGGGGCTGGGCCTCGGCGAGGCCGGGGACGTCGACGCCGGGCAGCTCACCCACGAGCGCGAGAACGCCCTGCTGCGGGCGCTCGGGGAGTTCCCGCGGGTCGTCACGGCCGCCGCCGAGCTGCGCGCGCCGCACCGGGTGGCCCGCTACCTCGAGGAGCTGGCCGGCACCTACCACCGGTTCTACGACTCCTGCCGCGTGCTGCCCCGCGGCGACGAGGAGGCGACCCCGCTGACCACCGCCCGGCTGTGGCTGTGCGCGGCCACCGCGGTGGTCCTGCGCAACGGGCTGGCCGTGCTGGGCGTCTCCGCGCCGGAGCGGATGTGA
- the thrB gene encoding homoserine kinase: MSVLDPHRVRVRVPATSANLGPAFDCAGLALEHHDVLQFSVQPGGLSVEVSGVGAGELPTDESHLVVRAFRAACAELGWTPPGLRVVAENAIPQGRGMGSSAAAVVAGVMGAWALCPDVEVIDLDAVLRLTTAMEGHPDNVAACLLGGLTLSWMGEGGVGADSLTVHEDVLPVVLVPQATLSTELARGLLPDVVPHADAAFNAGRSALLVHALTSGTLLLEGTEDRLHQRQRTAAMPGSLALVDGLRAAGHAAVISGAGPSVLVLGRRTPTGADERPGESEVRAIGELAPEGWSVLPLDVDPTGARVDRPLRQVSSR, encoded by the coding sequence GTGAGCGTCCTCGACCCCCACCGGGTCCGCGTCCGCGTGCCCGCCACCAGCGCCAACCTCGGACCGGCGTTCGACTGCGCCGGTCTGGCCCTGGAGCACCACGACGTGCTCCAGTTCTCGGTGCAGCCCGGGGGGCTGTCCGTCGAGGTGAGCGGGGTGGGGGCCGGTGAGCTGCCCACCGACGAGTCGCACCTGGTCGTGCGCGCGTTCCGCGCCGCCTGCGCCGAGCTCGGCTGGACCCCGCCCGGCCTGCGGGTGGTGGCGGAGAACGCCATCCCGCAGGGCCGGGGGATGGGGTCGTCGGCCGCGGCGGTCGTCGCCGGGGTCATGGGCGCCTGGGCGCTGTGCCCCGACGTCGAGGTGATCGACCTGGACGCCGTCCTCCGGCTCACCACCGCGATGGAGGGGCACCCCGACAACGTCGCCGCCTGCCTGCTGGGTGGGCTGACGCTGTCCTGGATGGGGGAGGGGGGCGTCGGCGCCGACAGCCTGACCGTGCACGAGGACGTGCTGCCGGTCGTCCTGGTCCCGCAGGCGACGCTGTCGACGGAGCTGGCGCGTGGGCTGCTGCCCGACGTCGTGCCGCACGCCGATGCCGCGTTCAACGCCGGGCGGTCCGCGCTCCTGGTGCATGCGCTGACCTCGGGAACGCTGCTCCTGGAGGGCACCGAGGACCGGCTGCACCAGCGTCAGCGCACCGCCGCGATGCCCGGCTCGCTGGCGCTCGTGGACGGCCTGCGGGCGGCCGGGCACGCCGCGGTCATCTCCGGTGCCGGGCCATCGGTGCTCGTGCTGGGCCGCCGCACCCCGACGGGTGCCGACGAGCGACCGGGTGAGAGCGAGGTGCGCGCCATCGGGGAACTGGCTCCGGAGGGTTGGTCGGTGCTGCCGCTGGACGTCGATCCGACCGGTGCCCGGGTCGACCGCCCGCTGCGCCAGGTATCGTCTCGGTAA
- the thrC gene encoding threonine synthase, whose protein sequence is MSVSPVWPGLIEAYRARLPVSDTTPVVTLQEGATPLVPARELSRRTGCDVYLKVEGANPTGSFKDRGMTMAITKALEEGAQAVICASTGNTSASAAAYAARAGMTCAVLVPQGKIAMGKLAQALVHGARLLQVEGNFDDCLALASKLAIDYPVSLVNSVNQFRIEGQKTASFEIVDVLGDAPDIHCLPVGNAGNITAYWQGYREYAADGIASRTPRMWGFQAAGAAPIVTGQVVENPSTIATAIRIGNPASWTKALAARDESGGRIDAVTDRAILSAYRLLARSEAVFVEPASAASVAGLLQVAGAGELEPGQRIVCTVTGNGLKDPEWAISGAPAPVTVPVDAAAAAVQLGL, encoded by the coding sequence ATGAGCGTGTCCCCGGTCTGGCCGGGCCTGATTGAGGCATACCGGGCCCGGCTGCCGGTCAGCGACACCACCCCGGTGGTCACGCTGCAGGAGGGCGCCACCCCGCTGGTGCCGGCGCGCGAGCTGTCGCGGCGCACCGGCTGCGACGTCTACCTCAAGGTCGAGGGCGCGAACCCCACGGGCTCCTTCAAGGACCGCGGGATGACGATGGCCATCACCAAGGCCCTCGAGGAGGGGGCGCAGGCGGTCATCTGCGCCTCCACCGGCAACACCAGCGCCAGCGCCGCCGCCTACGCCGCGCGGGCCGGCATGACCTGCGCCGTCCTGGTGCCGCAGGGCAAGATCGCGATGGGCAAGCTGGCGCAGGCGCTGGTGCACGGCGCCCGGCTGCTGCAGGTCGAGGGCAACTTCGACGACTGCCTGGCGCTGGCCAGCAAGCTGGCGATCGACTACCCGGTCAGCCTGGTCAACAGCGTCAACCAGTTCCGCATCGAGGGGCAGAAGACCGCTTCCTTCGAGATCGTCGACGTGCTCGGCGACGCTCCTGACATCCACTGCCTGCCGGTGGGCAACGCGGGCAACATCACCGCCTACTGGCAGGGCTACCGCGAGTACGCGGCCGACGGCATCGCCTCGCGCACCCCCCGCATGTGGGGCTTCCAGGCGGCCGGCGCGGCGCCGATCGTCACCGGGCAGGTGGTGGAGAACCCCAGCACGATCGCCACCGCGATCCGGATCGGCAACCCCGCCTCCTGGACCAAGGCGCTCGCGGCCCGCGACGAGTCGGGCGGGCGCATCGACGCCGTCACCGACCGCGCGATCCTCTCGGCCTACCGGCTGCTCGCCCGCAGCGAGGCGGTGTTCGTCGAGCCGGCGTCGGCGGCCTCGGTCGCCGGCCTGCTGCAGGTCGCCGGCGCCGGGGAGCTCGAGCCGGGGCAGCGCATCGTCTGCACCGTCACCGGCAACGGCCTCAAGGACCCGGAGTGGGCCATCTCCGGCGCCCCCGCGCCGGTCACCGTGCCGGTCGACGCCGCCGCGGCAGCGGTGCAGCTGGGCCTGTGA
- the lysA gene encoding diaminopimelate decarboxylase: protein MRAHPAGPLHGSLAPPSAAGAPPAELGVLDPQVWPRSAERVDGELHLAGRAVTDLARAHGTPLFVLDEADFRGRAADFATAFADADVHYASKAFLCGQVARWIAEDGLHLDACSGNELAVALAAGFPAERIALHGNNKSLVELELAVDSGIGHVVLDSFDEIDRLVPLAEARVASGGAPVAVLIRTTVGIEAHTHEFIATAHEDQKFGFSLATGDALEAARRVVAEPALHLAGLHSHIGSQIFDTAGFEAAAHRVVGLLGAVRDATGEVLGELNLGGGFGIAYIPDDDPVSPVDVAARLRSVVAAECAELGLPVPRLAVEPGRAIAGPGTVTLYEIGTIKPVRLGASGAPGTPLVRNYVSVDGGMSDNIRTALYDASYTCVLANRTSDAPPALCRVVGKHCESGDILVRDLWLPSDVVPGDLLAVAATGAYCWSMASNYNYLLKPPVVAVRDGAATEIVRRQTLSDVFALDAVLADRPAPSPAIDQPAPEHPAGATS, encoded by the coding sequence GTGAGGGCGCACCCGGCGGGGCCGCTGCACGGAAGTCTGGCGCCGCCCTCGGCCGCCGGCGCCCCGCCTGCCGAGCTCGGCGTCCTCGACCCCCAGGTCTGGCCCCGCTCTGCTGAGCGGGTCGACGGCGAGCTGCACCTGGCCGGCCGGGCCGTCACCGACCTGGCCCGCGCACACGGCACGCCGCTGTTCGTGCTCGACGAGGCGGACTTCCGCGGCCGCGCCGCCGACTTCGCGACCGCGTTCGCCGACGCCGACGTCCACTACGCCTCCAAGGCGTTCCTCTGCGGCCAGGTGGCCCGCTGGATCGCCGAGGACGGGCTGCACCTGGACGCCTGCAGCGGCAACGAGCTCGCCGTCGCGCTGGCCGCCGGGTTCCCCGCCGAGCGGATCGCGCTGCACGGCAACAACAAGTCGCTGGTGGAGCTGGAGCTGGCCGTCGACTCCGGCATCGGGCACGTCGTGCTCGACTCCTTCGACGAGATCGACCGGCTGGTGCCGCTCGCCGAGGCCCGCGTCGCCTCCGGCGGCGCCCCGGTGGCGGTGCTCATCCGCACCACCGTCGGCATCGAGGCGCACACCCACGAGTTCATCGCCACCGCGCACGAGGACCAGAAGTTCGGCTTCTCCCTGGCCACCGGGGACGCGCTCGAGGCCGCCCGCCGGGTCGTCGCCGAGCCGGCCCTCCACCTGGCCGGCCTGCACAGCCACATCGGCTCGCAGATCTTCGACACCGCCGGCTTCGAGGCCGCGGCGCACCGCGTGGTGGGGCTGCTCGGCGCCGTCCGGGACGCCACCGGCGAGGTGCTCGGCGAGCTGAACCTCGGGGGTGGCTTCGGCATCGCCTACATCCCGGACGACGACCCGGTCAGCCCGGTCGACGTCGCCGCCCGGCTGCGCAGCGTCGTCGCCGCCGAGTGCGCGGAGCTCGGCCTGCCGGTCCCGCGGCTGGCCGTCGAGCCGGGCCGGGCCATCGCCGGGCCCGGCACGGTGACGCTGTACGAGATCGGCACGATCAAGCCGGTGCGCCTGGGCGCCTCCGGTGCGCCGGGGACGCCGCTGGTGCGCAACTACGTCTCCGTCGACGGCGGGATGAGCGACAACATCCGCACCGCCCTGTACGACGCCTCCTACACCTGCGTGCTGGCCAACCGGACCTCCGACGCCCCGCCGGCGCTGTGCCGGGTGGTGGGCAAGCACTGCGAGAGCGGCGACATCCTCGTCCGCGACCTGTGGCTGCCGTCGGACGTCGTGCCCGGCGACCTGCTCGCCGTCGCCGCCACCGGTGCCTACTGCTGGTCGATGGCGAGCAACTACAACTACCTGCTCAAGCCGCCGGTGGTCGCCGTCCGGGACGGCGCCGCCACGGAGATCGTGCGACGTCAGACACTGTCCGACGTGTTCGCCCTCGACGCGGTCCTCGCCGACCGCCCCGCCCCCTCGCCGGCCATCGACCAGCCGGCGCCCGAGCACCCCGCGGGAGCGACCTCGTGA
- the prfA gene encoding peptide chain release factor 1, with protein sequence MSSTETSAPDRLAGLLAEHARLEQELADPAVHADQARARRMGRRYAQLAPLVETARALDEARDDLSAARELGAEDASFAAEATALEQRIAELTDRLREQLLPKDPDDDKDVILEIKAGEGGAESALFAGDLLRMYLRYAERRGWATEVLDAVDAELGGYKDVAVAIKSRTDEGIWSRLKFEGGVHRVQRVPATESQGRIHTSAAGVLVLPEAEEIDVRIDPNDLRIDVFRSSGPGGQSVNTTDSAVRITHLPSGIVVSSQNEKSQLQNRESALRVLRARLLAAAREEAAATASDQRRSQVRTVDRSERVRTYNYPENRISDHRVGYKSHNLDQVLDGDLDGVIDALVSAHTAELLAAGS encoded by the coding sequence ATGAGCAGCACCGAGACGTCGGCGCCCGACCGGCTGGCCGGGCTGCTCGCCGAGCACGCCCGCCTGGAGCAGGAGCTGGCCGACCCGGCGGTGCACGCCGACCAGGCGCGGGCCCGCCGCATGGGCCGGCGTTACGCGCAGCTGGCGCCGCTGGTGGAGACCGCGCGCGCGCTGGACGAGGCGCGGGACGACCTGAGCGCCGCGCGGGAGCTCGGGGCGGAGGACGCGTCCTTCGCCGCGGAGGCCACCGCCCTCGAGCAGCGGATCGCCGAGCTCACCGACCGCCTGCGCGAGCAGCTGCTGCCCAAGGACCCCGACGACGACAAGGACGTCATCCTCGAGATCAAGGCGGGGGAGGGCGGCGCCGAGTCGGCGCTGTTCGCCGGAGACCTGCTGCGCATGTACCTGCGCTACGCCGAGCGCCGCGGCTGGGCCACCGAGGTGCTCGACGCCGTGGACGCGGAGCTGGGCGGCTACAAGGACGTCGCGGTCGCGATCAAGTCCCGTACGGACGAGGGCATCTGGTCCCGGCTGAAGTTCGAGGGCGGCGTGCACCGCGTCCAGCGGGTGCCCGCCACCGAGAGCCAGGGCCGCATCCACACCTCCGCGGCCGGCGTCCTGGTGCTGCCGGAGGCCGAGGAGATCGACGTGAGGATCGACCCGAACGACCTGCGCATCGACGTCTTCCGCTCGTCGGGTCCCGGTGGGCAGAGCGTCAACACCACCGACTCCGCCGTCCGCATCACGCACCTGCCCAGCGGCATCGTGGTCAGCTCGCAGAACGAGAAGAGCCAGCTGCAGAACCGGGAGTCGGCGTTGCGGGTACTGCGCGCGCGGCTGCTGGCCGCCGCCCGCGAGGAGGCCGCCGCGACGGCGAGCGACCAGCGGCGCAGCCAGGTCCGCACCGTCGACCGCAGCGAGCGGGTGCGCACCTACAACTACCCGGAGAACCGGATCTCCGACCACCGCGTCGGCTACAAGTCCCACAACCTCGACCAGGTGCTCGACGGCGACCTCGACGGCGTCATCGACGCGCTGGTCAGCGCGCACACCGCCGAGCTGCTGGCGGCCGGCTCCTGA
- the rpmE gene encoding 50S ribosomal protein L31, which translates to MKPDIHPTYHETTVTCGCGNTFTTRSTAPSGQLTVEVCSACHPFYTGKQKILDTGGRVARFEKRFGKRNVGAAATDAQ; encoded by the coding sequence ATGAAGCCCGACATCCACCCCACGTACCACGAGACCACCGTGACCTGTGGTTGCGGGAACACCTTCACCACGCGCAGCACGGCGCCCAGCGGTCAGCTGACCGTCGAGGTCTGCTCGGCCTGCCACCCCTTCTACACCGGTAAGCAGAAGATCCTCGACACCGGTGGCCGGGTGGCCCGCTTCGAGAAGCGCTTCGGCAAGCGCAACGTCGGCGCAGCGGCGACCGACGCCCAGTAG
- a CDS encoding homoserine dehydrogenase, with product MTGPLKVALLGCGTVGSAVLRALQEQADDLGARIGRPVEVAGVAVRRPAHHPDVPAHLLTTDAHGLVTRDDVDLVVEVIGGIEPARSLMLAAFESGKSVVSANKALLAEDGVALHAAAAEAGVDLYYEAAVAGAIPILRPLRESLVGDQLSRVVGIVNGTTNYILSRMAETGAGFGEALAEATELGYAEADPTADVDGFDAAAKAAILASLAFHTPVAAVDVHREGISTVTATDVARAAEIGCTVKLLAICERVTSQDGDADSVAVRVHPAMIPTAHPLASVGGAFNAVFVEAEAAGQLMFYGQGAGGEPTASAVLGDLVAVARNRVTGGPGPGVTGYANLAVRPMAETPTRYHVSLDVADKPGVLAAVAQEFARHEVSISTVRQTGRGDAATLVIVTHSAPDAALSATIAALREMPAVRGVTSVLRVEGLS from the coding sequence GTGACCGGACCCCTCAAGGTGGCGCTGCTCGGCTGCGGCACCGTCGGCAGCGCGGTGCTGCGCGCGCTGCAGGAGCAGGCCGACGACCTCGGCGCCCGCATCGGCCGCCCGGTGGAGGTGGCCGGCGTCGCCGTGCGCCGCCCGGCGCACCACCCCGACGTCCCGGCGCACCTGCTGACCACCGACGCCCACGGCCTGGTCACCCGCGACGACGTCGACCTCGTCGTCGAGGTGATCGGCGGCATCGAGCCGGCGCGCTCCCTCATGCTGGCGGCGTTCGAGAGCGGCAAGTCGGTGGTGAGCGCCAACAAGGCGCTGCTGGCCGAGGACGGCGTCGCCCTGCACGCCGCGGCTGCCGAGGCCGGCGTGGACCTCTACTACGAGGCCGCGGTCGCCGGGGCCATCCCGATCCTGCGGCCGCTGCGGGAGTCGCTGGTCGGCGACCAGCTGTCACGCGTCGTGGGCATCGTCAACGGGACGACGAACTACATCCTGTCCCGCATGGCCGAGACCGGTGCCGGCTTCGGCGAGGCGCTGGCCGAGGCGACCGAGCTGGGCTACGCCGAGGCGGACCCGACCGCCGACGTCGACGGCTTCGACGCCGCCGCCAAGGCCGCGATCCTCGCCTCGCTGGCGTTCCACACCCCGGTGGCGGCGGTCGACGTGCACCGCGAGGGCATCTCCACCGTCACCGCGACCGATGTCGCGCGCGCCGCGGAGATCGGCTGCACGGTGAAGCTGCTGGCCATCTGCGAGCGGGTCACGAGCCAGGACGGGGACGCCGACTCGGTCGCCGTCCGCGTGCACCCGGCGATGATCCCGACCGCGCACCCGCTGGCCTCGGTGGGCGGCGCGTTCAACGCCGTGTTCGTGGAGGCGGAGGCGGCCGGCCAGCTCATGTTCTACGGGCAGGGGGCGGGCGGGGAGCCGACGGCCAGCGCCGTCCTGGGCGACCTGGTGGCGGTCGCCCGCAACCGGGTCACCGGCGGCCCCGGCCCGGGCGTCACCGGTTACGCCAACCTCGCCGTCCGGCCCATGGCCGAGACGCCGACGCGGTACCACGTCAGCCTGGACGTGGCCGACAAGCCGGGTGTGCTCGCCGCCGTCGCGCAGGAGTTCGCGCGGCACGAGGTGAGCATCTCCACCGTCCGTCAGACCGGCCGCGGCGACGCCGCGACGCTGGTCATCGTGACCCACAGCGCCCCGGACGCGGCGCTGTCGGCCACCATTGCCGCGCTGCGGGAGATGCCCGCGGTCCGGGGGGTCACCAGCGTGCTGCGCGTGGAGGGGTTGTCATGA
- a CDS encoding DUF3105 domain-containing protein: protein MAKDRTPDKSRATGGGASRAGGRGTGGRTRPPTQVVAQQRPWGLIAAAVAVVVFAAAVITYAVVQVREADALRVESIDEIAGAQTYEYEGGLHDDGPIEYEQSPPVGGPHANLWADCTGTVYDVDIRHENAVHSLEHGAVWITYNPDEVTDADIATLAELVDGVSYRMMSPYEGQDAPISLQSWGHQLKVDSADDERVKQFADLMTAKAGEFPEPGATCESPTFLADPLVAEAASAGTSAP from the coding sequence TTGGCCAAGGACCGCACGCCCGACAAGAGCCGAGCCACCGGCGGTGGGGCCTCGCGGGCCGGCGGCCGCGGCACGGGCGGTCGCACCCGGCCGCCGACGCAGGTCGTGGCCCAGCAGCGTCCCTGGGGACTGATCGCCGCCGCCGTCGCCGTCGTGGTGTTCGCCGCGGCCGTGATCACCTACGCCGTGGTGCAGGTGCGCGAGGCCGACGCCCTGAGGGTCGAGTCCATCGACGAGATCGCCGGCGCGCAGACCTACGAGTACGAGGGCGGCCTGCACGACGACGGCCCGATCGAGTACGAGCAGTCCCCGCCGGTGGGTGGCCCGCACGCCAACCTCTGGGCCGACTGCACGGGCACCGTCTACGACGTCGACATCCGCCACGAGAACGCGGTCCACAGCCTCGAGCACGGCGCCGTCTGGATCACCTACAACCCCGACGAGGTGACCGACGCCGACATCGCCACGCTCGCCGAGCTCGTCGACGGCGTGTCCTACCGGATGATGTCGCCCTACGAGGGCCAGGACGCCCCGATCAGCCTGCAGTCCTGGGGGCACCAGCTCAAGGTCGACAGCGCGGACGACGAGCGCGTCAAGCAGTTCGCCGACCTGATGACCGCCAAGGCCGGGGAGTTCCCCGAGCCGGGGGCCACGTGCGAGAGCCCGACCTTCCTGGCCGACCCGCTCGTCGCCGAGGCCGCGTCGGCCGGGACGTCCGCGCCCTGA
- the rho gene encoding transcription termination factor Rho, with product MLLPELQRLAGELGISGTGRMRKSDLVAAISARQVGGDSSVDAPAPRTESATTDGADAARGVAATAAPLEAPVSGGGNGGPLTGEATSAPARTRRAASRPAGSPGTATEAPAADAAPAEAPATTTEPRDDEQRDGDRPQRNRDRTRTERGDARESDDRNAGRDGGDRNERANRDGGDRNERANRDGGDRNGRANRDGGDRNERANRDGGDRNERSNRDGGDRNERNADRSERNADRDERNANRDGANRDGSRGPDRDRNDRGGRPDNRNDNRNDGGRGPASTDEDDDDFEGGRGRRGRRYRDRNKRGTGRDRFEQGEPTVSEDDVLLPVAGILDVLDNYAFVRTSGYLTGPNDVYVSLSQVRRYGLRRGDAITGAVRQPREGERKDKYNALVRLDSVNGLDPEQARNRPEFTKLTPLYPQDRLRLETEPHLLTTRVIDLVMPIGKGQRALIVSPPKAGKTMVLQSLANAITTNNPECHLMVVLVDERPEEVTDMQRSVKGEVIASTFDRPPADHTTVAELSIERAKRLVEMGHDVVVLLDSITRLGRAYNLAAPASGRILSGGVDSTALYPPKRFLGAARNIENGGSLTIIASALVETGSTMDTVIFEEFKGTGNAEIKLDRRLADKRVFPAVDVNASGTRKEEILMSPDELAIVIKLRRVLAALEPQQALELLLDKLKKTRNNVEFLMQIQKTTLGPGGE from the coding sequence ATGCTGCTGCCCGAGCTGCAGCGCCTGGCCGGCGAGCTGGGCATCTCCGGCACCGGCCGGATGCGCAAGAGCGACCTGGTCGCCGCCATCTCCGCCCGCCAGGTGGGCGGAGATTCCTCGGTCGACGCACCCGCGCCCCGCACGGAGAGCGCGACCACCGACGGGGCCGACGCCGCCCGCGGTGTCGCCGCGACCGCCGCCCCCCTCGAGGCCCCGGTCAGCGGCGGCGGGAACGGCGGCCCGCTGACCGGCGAGGCGACGTCCGCGCCGGCCCGCACTCGTCGTGCCGCCAGCCGTCCGGCCGGATCGCCCGGCACCGCGACGGAGGCCCCCGCGGCCGATGCCGCACCGGCGGAGGCGCCGGCCACCACCACCGAGCCCCGCGACGACGAGCAGCGCGACGGCGACCGGCCGCAGCGCAACCGCGACCGCACCCGCACGGAGCGCGGGGACGCCCGGGAGAGCGACGACCGGAACGCCGGCCGTGACGGCGGGGACCGCAACGAGCGGGCCAACCGCGACGGTGGCGACCGCAACGAGCGGGCCAACCGCGACGGCGGGGACCGCAATGGGCGGGCCAACCGCGACGGCGGGGACCGCAACGAGCGGGCCAACCGCGACGGCGGGGACCGCAACGAGCGGAGCAACCGCGACGGTGGCGACCGCAACGAGCGGAACGCCGACCGCAGTGAGCGGAACGCCGACCGCGACGAGCGCAACGCCAACCGCGACGGTGCGAACCGGGACGGCAGCCGTGGCCCCGACCGCGACCGCAACGACCGGGGCGGGCGTCCGGACAACCGGAACGACAACCGCAACGACGGTGGTCGCGGTCCCGCGTCCACCGATGAGGACGACGACGACTTCGAGGGCGGCCGCGGCCGTCGCGGGCGCCGGTACCGCGACCGCAACAAGCGCGGCACCGGCCGGGACCGCTTCGAGCAGGGCGAGCCGACCGTCAGCGAGGACGACGTCCTCCTGCCCGTCGCCGGCATCCTCGACGTGCTGGACAACTACGCGTTCGTCCGCACCTCGGGCTACCTGACCGGGCCGAACGACGTCTACGTCTCGCTGTCGCAGGTCCGCCGCTACGGCCTGCGCCGCGGTGACGCCATCACCGGTGCCGTCCGGCAGCCCCGGGAGGGGGAGCGCAAGGACAAGTACAACGCGCTCGTCCGGCTCGACTCGGTCAACGGTCTGGACCCCGAGCAGGCCCGCAACCGGCCGGAGTTCACCAAGCTCACGCCGCTCTACCCGCAGGACCGGCTGCGGCTGGAGACCGAGCCGCACCTGCTCACCACCCGGGTGATCGACCTCGTCATGCCGATCGGCAAGGGGCAGCGCGCGCTGATCGTGTCGCCGCCGAAGGCCGGCAAGACGATGGTGCTGCAGTCGCTGGCCAACGCCATCACGACGAACAACCCCGAGTGCCACCTGATGGTCGTCCTGGTCGACGAGCGTCCGGAAGAGGTCACCGACATGCAGCGCTCGGTGAAGGGCGAGGTCATCGCCTCGACCTTCGACCGGCCGCCGGCCGACCACACCACGGTCGCCGAGCTCTCCATCGAGCGGGCCAAGCGCCTGGTCGAGATGGGCCACGACGTGGTCGTCCTGCTGGACTCGATCACCCGCCTGGGTCGCGCCTACAACCTGGCGGCCCCCGCCAGCGGGCGCATCCTCTCCGGCGGGGTGGACTCCACGGCGCTCTACCCGCCCAAGCGCTTCCTCGGCGCGGCCCGCAACATCGAGAACGGCGGATCGCTCACGATCATCGCCTCGGCGCTGGTCGAGACCGGCTCCACGATGGACACGGTCATCTTCGAGGAGTTCAAGGGCACCGGGAACGCCGAGATCAAGCTCGACCGCCGGCTGGCGGACAAGCGGGTCTTCCCGGCGGTCGACGTCAACGCGTCGGGCACGCGCAAGGAGGAGATCCTCATGTCGCCCGACGAGCTGGCCATCGTCATCAAGCTGCGCCGGGTGCTCGCCGCCCTGGAGCCCCAGCAGGCGCTGGAACTGCTGCTCGACAAGCTGAAGAAGACCCGCAACAACGTCGAATTCCTCATGCAGATCCAGAAGACGACGCTCGGGCCCGGCGGGGAGTGA